In Nonomuraea sp. NBC_00507, the following are encoded in one genomic region:
- a CDS encoding right-handed parallel beta-helix repeat-containing protein produces MTKGIRLLLAALALALGAGTALAAVTAPSAASASLVDPTTAPESGGDPSPTESNPFLDDPTPTESESPKEEPTSTATPTRKPTATPKASAKPSATPKPSVSPKRSATPKAQPTPTGGPDPETSEVPDADPAPLEDAVMADDETLKAGVMSAVDAEAQALLVDVEDQRIVQVRAALTALMQAGGVAAAQRKRPQVFVSAHGRTLVLPARSTSAPYTVKDLAAVENGRYLRKLKDGSYLLGVHVYVADGATLQLQGPLTLRMGSLPGSFSSIIAFGGDIKIKGTAKQPVQITSWDVRTRKPDLTTTDGRAYIRAVGGNFEMDYARVSHLGFWSGRTGGIALTGTERPASVYRHRTKEQRHRDKRERLADVGTDRGGNNFGDVETSPIGPGTATHVLADELVSGSIQNSVITGAAYGLFVSGSNQTRIIGNRIVGSLVHGVFMHRFAKNAVIDGTKVIGSGGDGFVLSRATEKVRITRCVAERNGRNGFTLNGRALAQGPSASGESLAVYGDSSVNDSVARDNGRYGIEVLGGTRLAVHTSEVVGGDMGIVVRGGASGVQISGNRLANQRRQAIALRDGATGAHVAGNTITGTLTGIYLRGSNGRIVGNQITTLPKPNAHGITVIGAAGDTEITRNTIVGAGTSAISVARADGKVNKHNNDEERWRDTSSFWVKARRYVKPMNLIWAGVILLVIVSALRSRAAVERQRSRNGIHNPYDLQRAMEQRPVMELRPAAAHEPGRAARDQNGWHRQPSLPAHVVPTSTAGGRA; encoded by the coding sequence ATGACGAAGGGCATCCGGCTGCTCCTGGCCGCCCTGGCACTGGCGTTAGGGGCGGGGACCGCTCTGGCGGCCGTGACCGCCCCGTCGGCGGCGTCGGCGTCTCTGGTGGACCCCACGACCGCGCCGGAATCCGGGGGCGACCCGAGCCCGACGGAGAGCAACCCCTTTCTGGACGATCCGACCCCGACGGAGAGCGAGTCTCCGAAGGAGGAACCGACCTCGACGGCCACTCCCACGCGCAAGCCCACGGCGACGCCGAAGGCCAGTGCGAAACCCAGCGCGACCCCAAAGCCCAGCGTGAGCCCGAAGAGGAGCGCGACCCCGAAGGCCCAGCCCACCCCGACCGGCGGCCCGGATCCGGAGACGAGCGAGGTGCCGGACGCCGACCCGGCTCCGCTGGAGGACGCGGTCATGGCGGACGACGAGACCCTGAAGGCCGGCGTGATGTCGGCGGTCGACGCCGAGGCGCAGGCGCTGCTGGTCGACGTCGAGGATCAGCGGATCGTGCAGGTCCGGGCCGCCCTCACGGCCCTGATGCAGGCCGGTGGCGTGGCGGCCGCGCAGCGCAAGCGACCCCAGGTCTTCGTCTCGGCACACGGCAGGACGCTGGTGCTGCCCGCGCGCAGCACCAGTGCGCCGTACACGGTCAAGGACCTGGCGGCCGTCGAGAACGGCCGGTACCTGCGGAAGCTGAAGGACGGCTCCTACCTGCTCGGTGTCCACGTCTACGTGGCCGACGGGGCCACCCTGCAGTTGCAGGGGCCGCTGACGCTGCGGATGGGCAGCCTGCCCGGCTCGTTCAGCTCGATCATCGCCTTCGGCGGCGACATCAAGATCAAGGGCACGGCCAAGCAGCCGGTGCAGATCACCAGCTGGGACGTGCGGACCCGGAAACCCGACCTGACCACGACCGACGGCCGCGCCTACATCCGGGCAGTCGGCGGCAACTTCGAGATGGACTACGCCCGCGTCTCCCACCTGGGATTCTGGAGCGGACGCACGGGAGGCATCGCGCTCACCGGCACCGAGCGGCCGGCCAGTGTCTATCGCCACCGGACCAAGGAACAGCGCCACCGCGACAAGCGGGAACGCCTCGCCGACGTCGGGACGGACCGGGGCGGGAACAACTTCGGCGACGTGGAGACCAGCCCGATCGGGCCCGGCACCGCCACTCACGTGCTCGCCGACGAACTGGTGTCTGGATCGATCCAGAACAGTGTCATCACCGGCGCCGCCTACGGGCTGTTCGTCTCCGGATCCAACCAGACGCGGATCATCGGCAACCGGATCGTCGGCAGCCTGGTGCACGGCGTGTTCATGCACCGGTTCGCGAAGAACGCGGTCATCGACGGGACCAAGGTGATCGGCAGCGGCGGCGACGGATTCGTCCTGTCGAGGGCGACCGAGAAAGTACGGATCACCAGGTGCGTCGCGGAGCGGAACGGGCGCAACGGCTTCACGCTCAACGGCCGGGCGCTCGCCCAGGGCCCGTCCGCGAGTGGCGAGTCGCTGGCCGTCTACGGCGACAGCTCGGTCAACGACAGCGTGGCCCGCGACAACGGCAGGTACGGCATCGAGGTGCTCGGCGGCACCCGGCTGGCCGTGCACACCAGCGAGGTCGTCGGCGGTGACATGGGCATCGTGGTGCGTGGGGGCGCCAGCGGCGTGCAGATCTCCGGCAACAGACTGGCGAACCAGCGCCGCCAGGCGATCGCGCTGCGCGACGGGGCCACTGGCGCGCATGTGGCGGGCAACACGATCACCGGTACCCTCACCGGAATTTACCTGCGTGGCTCCAACGGCAGGATCGTCGGCAATCAGATCACGACACTGCCCAAGCCCAACGCCCATGGCATCACGGTGATCGGCGCCGCCGGCGACACCGAGATCACCCGTAACACCATCGTCGGCGCGGGGACCAGCGCGATCAGCGTCGCGCGGGCCGACGGCAAGGTGAACAAGCACAACAACGACGAGGAGCGGTGGCGGGACACCTCCTCGTTCTGGGTCAAGGCCAGGCGCTACGTCAAGCCCATGAACCTGATCTGGGCGGGAGTCATCCTCCTGGTGATCGTGTCGGCGCTCCGGTCCCGCGCCGCCGTAGAACGGCAGCGAAGCCGTAACGGGATCCACAATCCCTACGACCTCCAGCGGGCGATGGAGCAGCGGCCCGTCATGGAACTGCGCCCCGCCGCCGCGCACGAGCCAGGCCGCGCGGCGCGTGACCAGAACGGTTGGCACCGTCAGCCGTCCCTGCCCGCGCACGTGGTTCCCACCTCCACGGCAGGAGGCAGGGCATGA
- a CDS encoding glycosyltransferase family 2 protein → MSDSNWFDAAYEWAVRSTANGSWRDLIPLGLAGLLVWGLWLYRVVLSRLAKPVVNGFRASVSVVVPSYREDPEILVRCLASWLSQDPYEVIIVVDVGDTECHARLREVTDSRLRVMVYEHAGKRSALGVGIRAASGELVVFADSDTWWQPGLLEAVQMPFEDPMVGGVGTQQNVFQRTTSVWRRIADWLVNLRYYDYVPAMGSRGGVACLSGRTSAYRRSAILPVVHHLENEFFLGRRCIAGDDGRLTWLVLASGYKTVHQSTARAISMFPDSFRAFVKQRVRWSRNSYRCYLTALWKGWLWKTPLVTKVTVLQILLTPVTMGITLAYLFFSRLELTPQGIGLAVGWVLLGRGVRGWSHLRRHPGEILLLPLLTLVVIMIALPIKLWAFVTMNKQGWLTRSADQMGGAGQTAATLKGVG, encoded by the coding sequence GTGTCTGATTCCAACTGGTTCGACGCCGCCTACGAATGGGCCGTTCGCTCCACCGCCAACGGCTCATGGCGAGATCTGATCCCCCTGGGCTTGGCCGGACTGCTCGTCTGGGGACTGTGGCTCTATCGGGTCGTGTTGTCCAGGCTGGCCAAGCCGGTGGTGAACGGCTTTCGGGCCAGTGTGTCCGTGGTCGTTCCGTCCTACCGGGAGGATCCCGAGATCCTCGTGCGCTGCCTGGCCAGCTGGCTGTCCCAGGATCCGTACGAAGTGATCATCGTCGTGGACGTCGGTGACACCGAATGCCACGCCAGGCTTCGCGAGGTGACCGACAGCCGGTTGCGCGTCATGGTGTACGAGCACGCGGGTAAGCGCTCCGCCTTGGGAGTGGGCATCCGGGCCGCCAGCGGTGAGCTGGTGGTCTTCGCCGACTCCGACACATGGTGGCAGCCCGGTCTGCTGGAGGCCGTGCAGATGCCCTTCGAAGACCCGATGGTGGGCGGGGTCGGCACCCAGCAGAACGTGTTCCAGCGCACCACCAGCGTCTGGCGGCGGATCGCGGACTGGCTGGTCAACCTCCGCTACTACGACTACGTGCCGGCGATGGGCAGCAGGGGCGGAGTGGCCTGCCTGTCCGGCCGGACCTCTGCCTATCGGCGCTCTGCCATCCTGCCGGTCGTCCACCATCTGGAAAACGAGTTCTTCCTCGGCCGCCGGTGCATCGCCGGTGACGACGGCCGGCTGACCTGGCTCGTTCTCGCCTCGGGGTACAAGACCGTGCACCAGTCCACGGCCCGTGCCATCTCGATGTTCCCTGACTCCTTCCGCGCCTTCGTCAAGCAACGCGTCCGGTGGAGCCGCAACTCCTACCGCTGCTACCTGACCGCGCTGTGGAAGGGATGGCTGTGGAAGACCCCTCTGGTCACGAAGGTGACCGTGCTGCAGATCCTGCTCACCCCGGTGACCATGGGGATCACGCTCGCCTACCTGTTCTTCAGCAGGCTGGAGCTCACCCCGCAGGGCATCGGGCTGGCCGTCGGCTGGGTGCTCCTCGGCAGGGGCGTCCGCGGCTGGTCGCACCTGCGCCGCCACCCCGGCGAGATCCTCCTGCTGCCGCTGCTCACCCTGGTGGTCATCATGATCGCGCTGCCCATCAAGCTGTGGGCGTTCGTGACGATGAACAAGCAGGGCTGGCTGACCCGCTCCGCCGACCAGATGGGCGGTGCGGGCCAGACCGCCGCCACCCTCAAGGGCGTGGGCTGA
- a CDS encoding right-handed parallel beta-helix repeat-containing protein, whose translation MSGSRRRKSRTSLVVLVLCLAAGGTWAYLSFTDRPAPLPGVNQVSQSNAQQQSTLVDQEELRIMQTRATLSSALARGGPAAAQARVPHISSSANGRTLVLPQRREPYRIADLERLGQEQFQKQSDESYVLGINLFLGPGAKLVLQNATGPLVIRMRSEPGAFVSIVGFGASIRINGSAQNPVRITSWDAQARTADTRVSDGRAYLRAVGGELKMSHALVEHLGFWSGPTGGVALTGSDRPTRTADQVVPDEQASAEPSRQRMLLPNGLLVPSRGGDDEIEITDGTGARKVAYRLPEANLVTGVITDTKITGNAYGIFITASDETRIASVSVTESLVHGVLLHRFARNASVENTTVTGSRGDGFVLSRGTQNVTITGSRAERNIGNGFTISGLPLARGPSASGESLRSFGGSSLISSTARDNGRYGVEIQGGVKPVVQTTEVVGGEMGIVVSKDATDVQISGNRLRGQRSQGIALRDGVLSARVSGNIVRDTQTAIYVRDAKATISANTVQSASLHAVSVLGAADGTAITGNTLGGAGRSALDTARAKGKLAVTQNNTVGWQNTAGFWTMVKRIAKPMNLIWFGVILLIVIAALRALRGDGPRVGQRLVNPYEKQMVLEERPTWVLRTAGSETPAGRS comes from the coding sequence ATGAGCGGCTCACGGCGCCGGAAGAGCCGTACGTCCCTGGTCGTGCTGGTGCTGTGTCTGGCCGCCGGCGGCACCTGGGCGTACCTGTCCTTCACCGATCGCCCCGCCCCGCTCCCGGGTGTCAACCAGGTGTCCCAGTCGAACGCCCAGCAGCAGTCGACGCTGGTCGACCAGGAGGAGCTGCGGATCATGCAGACCCGCGCGACGCTGTCGTCCGCACTGGCGAGGGGCGGACCGGCCGCCGCGCAGGCGCGCGTGCCGCACATCTCCAGCTCGGCCAACGGCCGGACGCTGGTTCTGCCGCAGCGTCGCGAGCCGTACCGGATCGCCGACCTGGAACGGCTGGGCCAGGAGCAGTTCCAGAAGCAGTCGGACGAGTCCTACGTGCTCGGCATCAACCTGTTCCTCGGTCCGGGCGCGAAACTGGTGCTGCAGAACGCGACCGGCCCCCTGGTGATCCGGATGCGCAGCGAGCCCGGCGCGTTCGTCTCGATCGTGGGCTTCGGCGCGAGCATCAGGATCAACGGCTCGGCACAGAACCCGGTGCGGATCACCAGTTGGGACGCTCAGGCCAGGACGGCGGACACGAGGGTCTCCGACGGGCGGGCCTACCTGCGCGCCGTCGGCGGGGAGCTGAAGATGAGCCACGCGCTGGTGGAGCACCTCGGCTTCTGGAGCGGCCCGACCGGCGGGGTGGCGCTGACCGGCAGCGACCGTCCGACGCGGACCGCGGATCAGGTCGTCCCCGACGAGCAGGCGTCGGCGGAGCCCAGCAGGCAGCGGATGCTGCTGCCGAACGGGCTGCTCGTGCCCAGCCGCGGCGGCGACGACGAGATCGAGATCACGGATGGTACGGGCGCCAGAAAGGTCGCCTATCGGCTCCCCGAGGCGAACCTGGTCACCGGCGTGATCACCGACACCAAGATCACCGGCAACGCGTACGGGATCTTCATCACGGCCTCTGACGAGACCAGGATCGCCAGCGTGTCGGTCACCGAAAGCCTGGTCCACGGCGTGCTGCTGCACCGCTTCGCGCGCAACGCCTCCGTCGAGAACACCACCGTGACCGGCAGCAGGGGCGACGGGTTCGTGCTGTCCCGGGGCACGCAGAACGTCACGATCACCGGATCGCGGGCCGAGCGCAACATCGGCAACGGTTTCACCATCAGCGGCCTGCCGCTGGCCCGGGGGCCGTCGGCGTCCGGCGAGTCGCTGCGGAGCTTCGGCGGCAGCTCGTTGATCAGCAGCACGGCACGGGACAACGGCCGCTATGGGGTGGAGATTCAGGGTGGCGTCAAACCCGTCGTGCAGACCACCGAGGTCGTCGGCGGGGAGATGGGCATCGTGGTGAGCAAAGACGCGACCGACGTCCAGATCTCCGGCAACCGCCTCAGGGGCCAGCGCAGCCAGGGCATCGCGCTCCGCGACGGGGTGCTGTCGGCCCGGGTCAGCGGCAACATCGTGCGGGATACCCAGACCGCCATCTATGTCCGAGATGCCAAGGCCACCATTTCGGCCAACACGGTGCAGTCGGCGTCGCTGCATGCGGTCTCCGTGCTCGGCGCGGCCGATGGCACCGCGATCACGGGCAACACCCTCGGCGGCGCCGGCCGTAGCGCGCTCGACACCGCACGGGCCAAGGGAAAACTGGCCGTCACGCAGAACAACACGGTCGGCTGGCAGAACACAGCCGGCTTCTGGACGATGGTCAAGCGGATCGCCAAGCCGATGAACCTGATCTGGTTCGGAGTCATCCTCCTGATCGTGATCGCGGCGCTCCGGGCGCTCCGGGGCGACGGTCCGCGGGTCGGCCAACGTCTCGTCAACCCGTACGAGAAGCAGATGGTGCTGGAGGAGCGGCCGACCTGGGTTCTGCGCACCGCCGGCTCCGAGACCCCGGCTGGGAGGAGTTGA
- a CDS encoding LLM class flavin-dependent oxidoreductase, with translation MKFSTFHLFHRFDGQSFKDVYDYHLELVELAEELGFDGVRLAEHHFRDYGVVPNLFTMLAHAAARTSRIRLGTGIVVLPLHNPIHVAEEAAQVDVLSGGRLDLGIGRGYQSFEFEGFGIDLAEARDRFNEALEVIVGLWTQEAYQHEGKFYKTGAEVSLVPRPLQTPHPPLHVAAVSPETVTMYAERGLPILADPAATFRKVVKAAETWRETAAQAGHPDGSDLVVARSVYVAPTLEQAREDQARFEASFDRSRIFNEKSAPIDPKTGRAAQGFEYYQDRYLKGGAVSADFRWEQLEVIGDPDRVVEQISLLKDAGFTNLLCDFGSTRPMPLEEMKRVMRFFATEVMPAFGD, from the coding sequence ATGAAGTTCTCGACCTTCCACCTCTTCCACCGTTTCGACGGGCAGAGCTTCAAGGACGTCTACGACTACCACCTGGAGCTCGTCGAGCTGGCCGAGGAGCTGGGGTTCGACGGGGTACGGCTGGCCGAGCACCACTTCCGCGACTACGGCGTCGTCCCGAACCTGTTCACCATGCTGGCCCACGCGGCCGCCCGGACCTCGCGCATCAGGTTGGGCACCGGCATCGTGGTGCTGCCGCTGCACAATCCGATCCATGTCGCCGAGGAAGCGGCACAGGTGGATGTGCTGTCCGGCGGGCGGTTGGATCTGGGGATCGGGCGGGGCTATCAGAGCTTCGAGTTCGAGGGGTTCGGGATCGATCTGGCAGAGGCGCGGGATCGGTTCAACGAGGCGCTGGAGGTCATCGTCGGGCTCTGGACGCAGGAGGCGTACCAGCACGAAGGGAAGTTCTACAAGACCGGCGCCGAGGTTTCGCTCGTCCCGCGGCCCTTGCAGACCCCGCACCCGCCGCTGCACGTGGCGGCCGTCTCCCCCGAGACCGTGACCATGTACGCCGAGCGCGGCCTGCCCATCCTCGCCGACCCCGCGGCCACCTTCCGGAAGGTCGTCAAGGCGGCCGAAACCTGGCGGGAGACGGCGGCGCAGGCGGGGCATCCGGACGGGAGCGACCTGGTGGTGGCGCGCAGCGTCTACGTCGCCCCGACCCTGGAGCAGGCCCGCGAGGACCAGGCGCGGTTCGAGGCGTCGTTCGACCGGTCGCGCATCTTCAACGAGAAGAGCGCGCCCATCGATCCCAAGACCGGCCGGGCCGCCCAGGGCTTCGAGTACTACCAGGACCGCTACCTCAAGGGCGGCGCGGTGTCGGCCGACTTCCGGTGGGAGCAGCTGGAGGTCATCGGGGATCCGGACCGCGTGGTCGAGCAGATCTCGCTGCTCAAAGACGCCGGCTTCACGAACCTCCTGTGCGACTTCGGCAGCACCAGGCCGATGCCGCTGGAGGAGATGAAGCGGGTCATGCGCTTCTTCGCGACCGAAGTCATGCCGGCCTTTGGAGACTGA